One genomic segment of Linepithema humile isolate Giens D197 chromosome 5, Lhum_UNIL_v1.0, whole genome shotgun sequence includes these proteins:
- the Mvd gene encoding diphosphomevalonate decarboxylase isoform X2 has translation MNVITCIAPVNIAVIKYWGKRDESLILPTNDSISATLDTDQLHAKTTVMISQDFKEDCIWLNGREEDIKNPRLQNCLKEIRKRSQLSGNMNDWKIHICSKNNFPTAAGLASSAAGYACLAAALAKLYRIEGDISVIARSGSGSACRSVMGGFVRWYMGFDKYGTDSLAKQIVPASHWPEMRILVLVVSDEQKKVPSAIGMKRSLETSELLQHRIMHTVPERANKIQQAIVEKNFKTFAELTMKDSNEMHATCLDTYPPCVYMNDISNSIVNLIHSYNDAVNDVKL, from the exons ATGAATGTCATTACTTGTATTGCACCGGTCAATATTGCagtcataaaatatt GGGGAAAAAGAGATGAATCCTTAATTTTACCAACCAATGATTCCATAAGTGCGACTTTAGATACTGATCAA cTGCATGCAAAAACTACTGTCATGATCAGCCAAGATTTTAAAGAAGATTGTATTTGGTTGAATGGaag agaagaagatataaaaaatccaAGACttcaaaattgtttgaaaGAAA TTAGAAAACGTTCGCAATTATCTGGTAACATGAACGACTGGAAGATTCACATTTGTTCGAAGAATAATTTTCCGACTGCTGCTGGTTTAGCTTCCAGTGCTGCAGGATATGCATGTCTTGCAGCCGCACTAGCCAAACTTTACAGAATAGag gGGGATATCAGTGTTATAGCACGTTCCGGTTCTGGGTCAGCATGTCGCAGTGTCATGGGTGGTTTTGTGAGATGGTATATGGGTTTCGATAAGTATGGAACAGATAGTTTGGCGAAACAAATCGTGCCTGCTTCTCACTGGCCAGAAATGAGAATCCTAGTGCTAGtt GTAAGTGATGAGCAGAAAAAAGTTCCAAGTGCGATTGGTATGAAACGAAGTCTAGAAACATCTGAACTGCTGCAGCACAGGATAATGCATACAGTTCCAGAAAGAGctaataaaatacaacaagCAATTGTCGAGAAGAATTTCAAGACTTTTGCCGAACTCACTATGAAGGATTCTAATGAGATGCACGCTACATGCTTAGATACATATCCTCCATGTGTTTATATGAACGATATTTCTAACAGTATTGTAAATCTTATACATTCCTACAATGATGCAGTTAATGATGTGAag ttgtaa
- the Pxn gene encoding peroxidasin isoform X2 — MVFTCRVTGDPTPKIKWMKEKNVSHLDVEDDSGKTVIHEDGVKYIIHEDGTLVIKGTTVEDTGMYECVASSDMGSTRSRRAVAAVVAVHNPSPVHELSEKPVSRNLTAGTDVILGCPAQNGLWVRWFRNGLPISFGGRISHRDEEGDVLRIFAVKESDAGRYECRVGRDSHMEHFFTDLYVASIDSSFRDSFTEPRLIIKPQDIEAESDATVEIPCRAEGIPRPVIQWKKDGSAIENNRVKITRGGSLLIYNVSPQDTGRYECSAKNDYGRASASALVRVRQSGATDTLVVRAFQDATEEIDRAINKTLESLFSTDGSPRHVNPYRLTRFPDAIGRAAARPAELFERTLVNIRRMINAGAKANVSSEFRYEEILTSEQVKEIERLSGCTGHRHRQNCTNRCYHNKYRTVDGSCNNLRHPTWGSSHTGFRRILQPIYENGFSMPVGWEKGRLYYGYPKPAARLVSTTLISTHDITSDDRITHMVMQWGQFLDHDLDHALPSVSSESWDGLDCKKSCDNAAPCFPMEVPPGDPRISNRRCIDFVRTSAVCGSGATSILWGDGLTPREQLNQLTSYLDASQVYGYDDELARDLRDLTTDRGLLREGSTFPGHKPLLPYASGQFVDCRRNPLESSINCFVAGDIRANEQVGLLAMHTIWLREHNRVARALREINPHWNGEKLYQEARRVVGAEMQHITYQHWLPRIFQSSDILRFLPHYRGYDPNVDASISNVFATAALRFGHSLIQPRLQRLDASFQSISQGPLDLRNAFFAPWRLVEEGGVDPLIRGMFATAAKLKLPEQNLNVELTEQLFRTAHAVALDLAAMNIQRGRDHGLPGYLKWRDFCNMSHVETFEHLAHEISSGRVRQKLRELYGHPGNMDVWVGGILEDQLPGAKVGPLFACLLLEQFRRTRDGDRFWYENPGIFRAEQLAQIKEVSLARILCDNGDNITRVQPNVFLLPEDNNGYVSCDDIPYVDLSVWSDCCDNCEDRDNSISRVRREAQKYFAPNRDYSKITKSLNCNEKIEHLQKMLEESDRETKRLRKQADNLSHSIKELKSLLEDIRTQ; from the exons ATGGTGTTCACGTGTCGAGTAACGGGCGACCCGACACCGAAAATCAAGTGgatgaaagaaaagaatgttTCGCATTTGGATGTAGAGGATGACAGTGGGAAGACGGTGATCCACGAAGACGGCGTGAAATATATCATTCACGAGGACGGCACTCTAGTGATCAAAGGCACAACCGTGGAGGATACCGGGATGTACGAATGCGTGGCTAGTAGCGACATGGGCTCCACCAGATCCAGGAGGGCCGTAGCGGCGGTCGTGGCGGTACACAATCCTTCGCCCGTTCACGAGCTTTCCGAGAAACCGGTATCGCGAAACTTGACCGCTGGCACGGACGTGATTCTCGGTTGCCCAGCGCAGAACGGACTCTGGGTCCGCTGGTTTCGAAATGGTCTACCAATTTCCTTCGGCGGCAGAATTTCACACAGAGACGAAGAAGGCGATGTCCTGCGCATCTTTGCAGTCAAGGAGAGCGACGCGGGCAGATACGAGTGCCGCGTTGGTAGAGACAGCCACATGGAGCATTTCTTTACGGATTTATATGTCGCTTCGATTGATTCGTCATTCCGCGATTCATTCACCGAACCCCGATTGATCATCAAGCCCCAGGATATAGAAGCGGAATCAGACGCTACGGTGGAGATACCTTGTCGAGCCGAGGGCATACCGCGCCCGGTGATACAATGGAAGAAGGACGGTAGCGCGATCGAGAACAATAGGGTCAAAATCACGCGCGGTGGGAGTCTTCTTATCTATAATGTAAGCCCGCAGGATACCGGCAG ATACGAGTGCTCGGCCAAAAACGATTACGGCCGTGCGAGTGCCAGTGCTCTGGTGCGCGTTCGGCAATCGGGCGCAACGGACACGCTTGTCGTACGAGCTTTCCAAGATGCCACCGAGGAAATCGATCGTGCCATTAATAAAACACTAGAGTCTCTCTTCAGCACCGATGGTTCACCTAGACATGTGAATCCGTATCGACTGACGCGGTTTCCGGACGCAATCGGACGCGCAGCCGCCAGACCCGCCGAGCTCTTCGAAAGGACCCTTGTCAACATCCGGCGAATGATAAACGCCGGCGCCAAGGCGAACGTGAGCAGTGAATTTCGTTACGAGGAGATACTGACATCTGAACAG GTGAAGGAAATCGAACGATTATCTGGATGTACCGGTCATAGGCATCGGCAGAACTGCACCAATCGATGCTATCACAACAAATATCGTACCGTAGACGGCAGCTGCAACAATCTGCGCCATCCCACTTGGGGTTCGTCCCACACGGGATTCCGCAGAATACTGCAGCCTATTTACGAGAATGGTTTCTCGATGCCGGTCGGCTGGGAAAAGGGACGACTTTATTACGGCTATCCGAAGCCTGCCGCGCGGCTGGTGTCGACCACGCTGATATCCACGCATGACATTACGTCGGATGATCGGATTACCCATATGGTAATGCAGTGGGGCCAGTTTCTGGATCACGATCTCGATCACGCGCTGCCGTCGGTGTCGAGCGAGTCATGGGACGGGCTCGACTGCAAAAAGTCCTGCGACAACGCCGCGCCTTGCTTTCCGATGGAAGTGCCACCGGGTGATCCGCGTATCAGTAATCGACGATGCATCGACTTTGTGCGAACCAGCGCCGTATGTGGTTCCGGCGCAACTAGCATTTTATGGGGGGATGGCTTGACCCCGCGGGAGCAGCTGAATCAGCTAACCAGTTATCTGGACGCATCGCAAGTCTACGGTTACGACGACGAGTTAGCGCGCGATCTGCGCGACCTTACCACAGATCGTGGACTGCTACGCGAAGGTTCCACGTTCCCCGGTCACAAGCCTCTGCTACCGTATGCGTCCGGTCAATTCGTCGACTGCCGCAGGAACCCGCTGGAGAGCTCGATCAACTGCTTTGTGGCCGGTGATATTCGCGCAAACGAGCAAGTCGGTCTGCTGGCCATGCACACGATATGGTTGCGCGAGCATAATCGTGTCGCACGCGCGTTACGCGAGATAAATCCGCATTGGAACGGCGAAAAGCTGTACCAAGAAGCCAGACGCGTCGTCGGCGCTGAAATGCAACACATTACGTATCAACACTGGCTCCCACGAATATTCCAAAGTTCGGACATTCTCCGATTTCTACCGCATTACCGAGGCTACGATCCGAACGTCGATGCCAGTATATCCAATGTTTTTGCCACTGCAGCACTGCGTTTCGGTCATTCGCTTATTCAGCCGCGTCTTCAGCGCTTAGATGCTTCCTTCCAGTCGATTTCTCAAGGTCCTCTTGATCTGCGAAACGCCTTTTTCGCGCCCTGGCGATTGGTGGAGGAAGGTGGCGTCGATCCGCTGATCCGTGGTATGTTCGCCACCGCGGCAAAGCTAAAACTACCCGAACAGAATCTCAATGTTGAGCTCACCGAACAGCTGTTCCGCACCGCGCACGCAGTTGCGCTGGATCTGGCAGCGATGAACATTCAACGGGGTAGAGATCACGGCTTACCTGGCTACTTAAAATGGCGTGATTTTTGCAACATGTCACATGTGGAAACATTCGAGCATTTAGCTCACGAGATCAGCAGCGGCCGAGTGCGACAGAAGCTGCGCGAGCTGTACGGTCATCCGGGCAACATGGACGTGTGGGTCGGCGGTATTCTGGAGGACCAATTGCCGGGCGCGAAGGTTGGACCGCTGTTCGCATGCCTCCTGTTGGAGCAATTCCGGCGCACCCGGGATGGCGATCGATTTTGGTACGAGAATCCTGGCATCTTCCGCGCGGAGCAACTCGCGCAGATCAAGGAAGTGTCGCTTGCCAGAATCTTGTGCGATAACGGCGATAACATCACTCGCGTGCAACCCAATGTGTTCCTGCTGCCCGAGGATAATAACGGCTATGTTAGTTGCGACGATATTCCCTATGTAGATTTAAGCGTGTGGTCCGACTGCTGTGACAATTGTGAGGATCGCGACAATAGTATCTCTCGTGTGCGAAGAGAAGcacagaaatattttgcgcCTAATCGCGACTACTCGAAGATCACGAAATCGTTAAACTGTAATGAAAAGATAGAACATTTGCAAAAGATGCTTGAAGAAAGCGATCGAGAGACTAAGAGACTGCGAAAGCAGGCTGACAACTTGTCACATAGTATAAAAGAACTAAAGTCGTTATTAGAAGATATTAGGACACAATAG
- the Pxn gene encoding peroxidasin isoform X1 codes for MRPLMDLLVRMLLLLLILSLLLAGPSQASDATVECPSACMCIVPGTVRCMFQRLDQVPPVPVNTTVLDLRFNHIAEVRQGTFHGYNTLRTLLLNDNRIRELPAGAFEGAPHLRALYLYRNRIEHIEPGAFAQLPWLQQLYLQNNRLRNIQPGTFTHLPALQRLFLHDNKLHRLPHEAFGHVEEMTRLRLDNNALICDCNLHWLVERMREKPMEIAAVCQSPHKMKGRSLTTMSPEDFHCTKPRIIEEPKDAQVRYGETMVFTCRVTGDPTPKIKWMKEKNVSHLDVEDDSGKTVIHEDGVKYIIHEDGTLVIKGTTVEDTGMYECVASSDMGSTRSRRAVAAVVAVHNPSPVHELSEKPVSRNLTAGTDVILGCPAQNGLWVRWFRNGLPISFGGRISHRDEEGDVLRIFAVKESDAGRYECRVGRDSHMEHFFTDLYVASIDSSFRDSFTEPRLIIKPQDIEAESDATVEIPCRAEGIPRPVIQWKKDGSAIENNRVKITRGGSLLIYNVSPQDTGRYECSAKNDYGRASASALVRVRQSGATDTLVVRAFQDATEEIDRAINKTLESLFSTDGSPRHVNPYRLTRFPDAIGRAAARPAELFERTLVNIRRMINAGAKANVSSEFRYEEILTSEQVKEIERLSGCTGHRHRQNCTNRCYHNKYRTVDGSCNNLRHPTWGSSHTGFRRILQPIYENGFSMPVGWEKGRLYYGYPKPAARLVSTTLISTHDITSDDRITHMVMQWGQFLDHDLDHALPSVSSESWDGLDCKKSCDNAAPCFPMEVPPGDPRISNRRCIDFVRTSAVCGSGATSILWGDGLTPREQLNQLTSYLDASQVYGYDDELARDLRDLTTDRGLLREGSTFPGHKPLLPYASGQFVDCRRNPLESSINCFVAGDIRANEQVGLLAMHTIWLREHNRVARALREINPHWNGEKLYQEARRVVGAEMQHITYQHWLPRIFQSSDILRFLPHYRGYDPNVDASISNVFATAALRFGHSLIQPRLQRLDASFQSISQGPLDLRNAFFAPWRLVEEGGVDPLIRGMFATAAKLKLPEQNLNVELTEQLFRTAHAVALDLAAMNIQRGRDHGLPGYLKWRDFCNMSHVETFEHLAHEISSGRVRQKLRELYGHPGNMDVWVGGILEDQLPGAKVGPLFACLLLEQFRRTRDGDRFWYENPGIFRAEQLAQIKEVSLARILCDNGDNITRVQPNVFLLPEDNNGYVSCDDIPYVDLSVWSDCCDNCEDRDNSISRVRREAQKYFAPNRDYSKITKSLNCNEKIEHLQKMLEESDRETKRLRKQADNLSHSIKELKSLLEDIRTQ; via the exons ATGCGGCCACTCATGGACCTGCTCGTCCggatgctgctgctgctgctgatcCTATCACTCCTCCTGGCGGGCCCTTCGCAGGCATCTGATGCGACGGTGGAATGCCCATCAGCATGCATGTGCATCGTACCCGGTACCGTGCGATGCATGTTCCAAAGACTGGACCAAGTACCACCGGTACCTGTCAACACCACTGTCTT ggATCTCCGATTTAACCACATCGCGGAGGTGCGCCAGGGGACGTTTCACGGATATAACACGCTACGCACGTTACTGCTGAACGACAACCGAATCCGCGAGCTGCCGGCGGGCGCGTTCGAGGGTGCGCCTCATCTACGAGCGCTCTATTTGTACAGAAATCGCATCGAGCACATCGAACCGGGCGCGTTCGCGCAATTGCCATGGCTCCAGCAGTTGTACCTGCAGAACAACCGTCTGCGGAACATTCAACCGGGCACATTCACTCACCTGCCGGCGCTTCAACGTCTGTTTCTGCATGACAACAAGCTGCACCGGTTGCCCCACGAAGCGTTCGGCCACGTCGAAGAGATGACACGACTGCGCCTCGACAACAACGCGCTCATCTGCGACTGCAATCTCCACTGGCTGGTGGAACGTATGCGGGAGAAGCCGATGGAGATAGCGGCGGTTTGCCAATCCCCGCATAAGATGAAGGGTCGCTCTCTCACCACAATGTCGCCCGAAGATTTTCATTGCA CAAAACCGCGCATAATAGAAGAACCGAAAGATGCACAAGTGCGATATGGCGAGACGATGGTGTTCACGTGTCGAGTAACGGGCGACCCGACACCGAAAATCAAGTGgatgaaagaaaagaatgttTCGCATTTGGATGTAGAGGATGACAGTGGGAAGACGGTGATCCACGAAGACGGCGTGAAATATATCATTCACGAGGACGGCACTCTAGTGATCAAAGGCACAACCGTGGAGGATACCGGGATGTACGAATGCGTGGCTAGTAGCGACATGGGCTCCACCAGATCCAGGAGGGCCGTAGCGGCGGTCGTGGCGGTACACAATCCTTCGCCCGTTCACGAGCTTTCCGAGAAACCGGTATCGCGAAACTTGACCGCTGGCACGGACGTGATTCTCGGTTGCCCAGCGCAGAACGGACTCTGGGTCCGCTGGTTTCGAAATGGTCTACCAATTTCCTTCGGCGGCAGAATTTCACACAGAGACGAAGAAGGCGATGTCCTGCGCATCTTTGCAGTCAAGGAGAGCGACGCGGGCAGATACGAGTGCCGCGTTGGTAGAGACAGCCACATGGAGCATTTCTTTACGGATTTATATGTCGCTTCGATTGATTCGTCATTCCGCGATTCATTCACCGAACCCCGATTGATCATCAAGCCCCAGGATATAGAAGCGGAATCAGACGCTACGGTGGAGATACCTTGTCGAGCCGAGGGCATACCGCGCCCGGTGATACAATGGAAGAAGGACGGTAGCGCGATCGAGAACAATAGGGTCAAAATCACGCGCGGTGGGAGTCTTCTTATCTATAATGTAAGCCCGCAGGATACCGGCAG ATACGAGTGCTCGGCCAAAAACGATTACGGCCGTGCGAGTGCCAGTGCTCTGGTGCGCGTTCGGCAATCGGGCGCAACGGACACGCTTGTCGTACGAGCTTTCCAAGATGCCACCGAGGAAATCGATCGTGCCATTAATAAAACACTAGAGTCTCTCTTCAGCACCGATGGTTCACCTAGACATGTGAATCCGTATCGACTGACGCGGTTTCCGGACGCAATCGGACGCGCAGCCGCCAGACCCGCCGAGCTCTTCGAAAGGACCCTTGTCAACATCCGGCGAATGATAAACGCCGGCGCCAAGGCGAACGTGAGCAGTGAATTTCGTTACGAGGAGATACTGACATCTGAACAG GTGAAGGAAATCGAACGATTATCTGGATGTACCGGTCATAGGCATCGGCAGAACTGCACCAATCGATGCTATCACAACAAATATCGTACCGTAGACGGCAGCTGCAACAATCTGCGCCATCCCACTTGGGGTTCGTCCCACACGGGATTCCGCAGAATACTGCAGCCTATTTACGAGAATGGTTTCTCGATGCCGGTCGGCTGGGAAAAGGGACGACTTTATTACGGCTATCCGAAGCCTGCCGCGCGGCTGGTGTCGACCACGCTGATATCCACGCATGACATTACGTCGGATGATCGGATTACCCATATGGTAATGCAGTGGGGCCAGTTTCTGGATCACGATCTCGATCACGCGCTGCCGTCGGTGTCGAGCGAGTCATGGGACGGGCTCGACTGCAAAAAGTCCTGCGACAACGCCGCGCCTTGCTTTCCGATGGAAGTGCCACCGGGTGATCCGCGTATCAGTAATCGACGATGCATCGACTTTGTGCGAACCAGCGCCGTATGTGGTTCCGGCGCAACTAGCATTTTATGGGGGGATGGCTTGACCCCGCGGGAGCAGCTGAATCAGCTAACCAGTTATCTGGACGCATCGCAAGTCTACGGTTACGACGACGAGTTAGCGCGCGATCTGCGCGACCTTACCACAGATCGTGGACTGCTACGCGAAGGTTCCACGTTCCCCGGTCACAAGCCTCTGCTACCGTATGCGTCCGGTCAATTCGTCGACTGCCGCAGGAACCCGCTGGAGAGCTCGATCAACTGCTTTGTGGCCGGTGATATTCGCGCAAACGAGCAAGTCGGTCTGCTGGCCATGCACACGATATGGTTGCGCGAGCATAATCGTGTCGCACGCGCGTTACGCGAGATAAATCCGCATTGGAACGGCGAAAAGCTGTACCAAGAAGCCAGACGCGTCGTCGGCGCTGAAATGCAACACATTACGTATCAACACTGGCTCCCACGAATATTCCAAAGTTCGGACATTCTCCGATTTCTACCGCATTACCGAGGCTACGATCCGAACGTCGATGCCAGTATATCCAATGTTTTTGCCACTGCAGCACTGCGTTTCGGTCATTCGCTTATTCAGCCGCGTCTTCAGCGCTTAGATGCTTCCTTCCAGTCGATTTCTCAAGGTCCTCTTGATCTGCGAAACGCCTTTTTCGCGCCCTGGCGATTGGTGGAGGAAGGTGGCGTCGATCCGCTGATCCGTGGTATGTTCGCCACCGCGGCAAAGCTAAAACTACCCGAACAGAATCTCAATGTTGAGCTCACCGAACAGCTGTTCCGCACCGCGCACGCAGTTGCGCTGGATCTGGCAGCGATGAACATTCAACGGGGTAGAGATCACGGCTTACCTGGCTACTTAAAATGGCGTGATTTTTGCAACATGTCACATGTGGAAACATTCGAGCATTTAGCTCACGAGATCAGCAGCGGCCGAGTGCGACAGAAGCTGCGCGAGCTGTACGGTCATCCGGGCAACATGGACGTGTGGGTCGGCGGTATTCTGGAGGACCAATTGCCGGGCGCGAAGGTTGGACCGCTGTTCGCATGCCTCCTGTTGGAGCAATTCCGGCGCACCCGGGATGGCGATCGATTTTGGTACGAGAATCCTGGCATCTTCCGCGCGGAGCAACTCGCGCAGATCAAGGAAGTGTCGCTTGCCAGAATCTTGTGCGATAACGGCGATAACATCACTCGCGTGCAACCCAATGTGTTCCTGCTGCCCGAGGATAATAACGGCTATGTTAGTTGCGACGATATTCCCTATGTAGATTTAAGCGTGTGGTCCGACTGCTGTGACAATTGTGAGGATCGCGACAATAGTATCTCTCGTGTGCGAAGAGAAGcacagaaatattttgcgcCTAATCGCGACTACTCGAAGATCACGAAATCGTTAAACTGTAATGAAAAGATAGAACATTTGCAAAAGATGCTTGAAGAAAGCGATCGAGAGACTAAGAGACTGCGAAAGCAGGCTGACAACTTGTCACATAGTATAAAAGAACTAAAGTCGTTATTAGAAGATATTAGGACACAATAG
- the Mvd gene encoding diphosphomevalonate decarboxylase isoform X1 has translation MNVITCIAPVNIAVIKYWGKRDESLILPTNDSISATLDTDQLHAKTTVMISQDFKEDCIWLNGREEDIKNPRLQNCLKEIRKRSQLSGNMNDWKIHICSKNNFPTAAGLASSAAGYACLAAALAKLYRIEGDISVIARSGSGSACRSVMGGFVRWYMGFDKYGTDSLAKQIVPASHWPEMRILVLVVSDEQKKVPSAIGMKRSLETSELLQHRIMHTVPERANKIQQAIVEKNFKTFAELTMKDSNEMHATCLDTYPPCVYMNDISNSIVNLIHSYNDAVNDVKVAYTFDAGSNATLYLLEKDVSAVVGVLDYFFPPLENAENLEYKRGLPINASEPSQNLLEKLNLRKHPPGQLKYMIYTKVGDGPKYFVNPEDHLLDGQGNPINYP, from the exons ATGAATGTCATTACTTGTATTGCACCGGTCAATATTGCagtcataaaatatt GGGGAAAAAGAGATGAATCCTTAATTTTACCAACCAATGATTCCATAAGTGCGACTTTAGATACTGATCAA cTGCATGCAAAAACTACTGTCATGATCAGCCAAGATTTTAAAGAAGATTGTATTTGGTTGAATGGaag agaagaagatataaaaaatccaAGACttcaaaattgtttgaaaGAAA TTAGAAAACGTTCGCAATTATCTGGTAACATGAACGACTGGAAGATTCACATTTGTTCGAAGAATAATTTTCCGACTGCTGCTGGTTTAGCTTCCAGTGCTGCAGGATATGCATGTCTTGCAGCCGCACTAGCCAAACTTTACAGAATAGag gGGGATATCAGTGTTATAGCACGTTCCGGTTCTGGGTCAGCATGTCGCAGTGTCATGGGTGGTTTTGTGAGATGGTATATGGGTTTCGATAAGTATGGAACAGATAGTTTGGCGAAACAAATCGTGCCTGCTTCTCACTGGCCAGAAATGAGAATCCTAGTGCTAGtt GTAAGTGATGAGCAGAAAAAAGTTCCAAGTGCGATTGGTATGAAACGAAGTCTAGAAACATCTGAACTGCTGCAGCACAGGATAATGCATACAGTTCCAGAAAGAGctaataaaatacaacaagCAATTGTCGAGAAGAATTTCAAGACTTTTGCCGAACTCACTATGAAGGATTCTAATGAGATGCACGCTACATGCTTAGATACATATCCTCCATGTGTTTATATGAACGATATTTCTAACAGTATTGTAAATCTTATACATTCCTACAATGATGCAGTTAATGATGTGAag gTTGCTTATACTTTTGATGCTGGATCAAATgctacattatatttattagaaaaagatgTATCAGCAGTAGTAGGTGTTCTCGATTACTTTTTTCCTCCTCTTGAAAATGCTGAAAATCTTGAATACAAAAGAGGATTACCTATTAATGCAAGTGAACCTTCCCaa AActtattggaaaaattaaatttgcgaaAGCATCCACCAGGACAACTTAAGTATATGATATATACTAAAGTAGGAGATGGAcctaaatattttgttaatccAGAGGATCATTTATTAGATGGCCAGGGTAATCCCATTAATTATCCTTGa
- the LOC105675516 gene encoding acyl-coenzyme A thioesterase 13, which yields MSGTMLKILEKVANTKGFDRCMKSVQLISASNGKCKAQFTVAEEHLNPGGFLHGGFTSTVIDCISSYALMTNGNGYPPGSSVDLHVTFLKSAFPGETVVVDAKTIRAGKTLAFLAVELTKNDGKEVVARGQHTKYILMKK from the exons ATGTCCGGAACcatgttgaaaattttagagaaagtGGCAAATACCAAAGGTTTTGATCGATGTATGAAAAGT GTACAATTAATCTCAGCCAGCAATGGAAAATGCAAAGCACAATTTACAGTGGCTGAAGAGCACTTAAATCCTGGTGGTTTTTTACACGGTGGATTTACGAGTACTGTTATAGATTGTATATCATCCTATGCTCTGATGACTAATGGAAATGGTTATCCTCCTGGATCTTCTGTAGACCTGCACGTGAC GTTTTTGAAGTCTGCGTTTCCTGGTGAAACAGTGGTGGTTGATGCTAAAACTATACGTGCTGGTAAAACCTTAGCCTTCCTTGCGGTGGAACTTACGAAAAATGATGGTAAAGAAGTCGTCGCTCGTGGGCAACACACAAAGTAcatattgatgaaaaaatag